From the genome of Carcharodon carcharias isolate sCarCar2 chromosome 34, sCarCar2.pri, whole genome shotgun sequence, one region includes:
- the bloc1s3 gene encoding biogenesis of lysosome-related organelles complex 1 subunit 3 encodes MTTTQYKTIIQGEASETDSEEELYLMSSSSAGILQTGTKVPGEASETDDEDEDCVKTVQDIQQAFQRDLPPLIVIRDEQSDVLTAVEEKPAVKIRHQGRFSTLLQQKLRESNGRLHQNVEHAVKHMYESATREIRTATSHLSNSQNGIINASHSIRLILDDLKSVTEKMDIITSCNLLPDIQIAPAAARLAQV; translated from the coding sequence ATGACCACCACACAATACAAGACCATTATTCAGGGAGAGGCATCTGAGACAGACTCTGAGGAGGAGCTGTACCTCATGTCCTCATCATCAGCAGGCATCttacagactggaaccaaagTTCCTGGTGAAGCATCGGAAACTGACGATGAGGACGAAGACTGTGTGAAAACGGTGCAAGATATCCAGCAGGCCTTTCAGCGTGATCTGCCACCACTGATAGTGATTCGGGATGAGCAGTCAGACGTCCTGACCGCAGTGGAGGAGAAACCGGCTGTAAAGATTCGCCACCAGGGGCGGTTCAGTACCTTGCTGCAGCAGAAGCTGAGGGAGAGCAACGGGCGCCTTCACCAGAACGTGGAGCATGCAGTGAAGCACATGTATGAGAGTGCCACCAGGGAGATCCGAACAGCCACTAGTCACCTGAGCAACTCCCAGAACGGGATCATTAATGCATCACACAGCATTCGCTTAATCTTGGACGATTTGAAATCAGTGACGGAGAAAATGGACATAATCACGAGCTGCAATTTACTCCCTGACATCCAGATTGCCCCTGCGGCAGCAAGGCTAGCGCAGGTTTGA